Below is a genomic region from Methanococcus vannielii SB.
ACACGCTACACAGTCTTTTGTAACTGCGATAGGCTCATTTGGGATTATTACGTCTTTTTTAGGTTTATCGATTTTTCCAGGAAGTGAAATTATTTCAACAGGACAGATATCTACACACTTCTCACAAAGTACGCAATGGCCTTTTGAGTAAGGAAATCTGCCGTCTACTTTTTTAATTCCTGTAGGACATGCCTTTTGACATGCGCCATCTTTATCACATTTGGTTCCATTGAACACTAATTTTCCGTCTCTTTCAGTCAGCGCCCCTGTAGGGCATGCATTTGCGCATGAAAAGCATTGAATGCATGTCTTGAAGGGAGCGATCTCTATTGCCTCAGTAGGACATGCCTTTGCACAGGCATTACAAACAAGGCAAGCATCCTCTTGAATAAATATTCCTGCCAAATGACAACCCCCTAAAAATTTTTAAAATGTATGGGGCCTTCTAATGAAGGTTCCCTAGCCTCCCAAATTGGGTTCGGTTAGAGAATTATTCTTCTTTAACTACTTCAAGGATGATATTTCCTTTTTCATCCTTTACTATCATGTGCGCTGCACATGAGTATCATGGGTCATACGCCCTTAATACAATTTCGATCAAATTCAATTTTGTTTCATCTACCATTGTTACCACCAAGAGGAACTTCAATTATTTGAAGACCACACTTGCAGCCTGCTGGATTGCTTTTTCCATTGTAGGTACATTGTGTGTCGTTGCTACAATCATGTTTGCCTTTACAACAATTCCGTTGTCATCAGTTTCATAATTGTGGAATAACGTACCTCTTGGAGCATATACTACTCCGACACCATTTCCTGCTTTTGGTTGAACCTCTGCTTTGATGTCGGTTGAGGTAATTTCTGGGTCTTCCAATAGTTGTTTGGTTCTTTCGCATGCACTTAGTAACTCTATAAGTCTTGCTTGGTTGTATGCTAAGGACTGGTTTGCAGGCTTTCCAAAAGTTTCT
It encodes:
- the vhuU gene encoding F420-non-reducing hydrogenase selenoprotein subunit VhuU codes for the protein MVDETKLNLIEIVLRAYDPUYSCAAHMIVKDEKGNIILEVVKEE